Proteins from a genomic interval of Chionomys nivalis chromosome 7, mChiNiv1.1, whole genome shotgun sequence:
- the LOC130876762 gene encoding transmembrane ascorbate-dependent reductase CYB561 codes for MEPGGASVPAALPYYVAFSQLLGLTVVAVTGAWLGLYRGGIAWDSSLQFNVHPLCMVIGMIFLQGDALLVYRVFRKEAKRTTKILHGLLHVVALIIALLGLVAVFDYHRKKSYPDLYSLHSWCGILVFVLYFVQWLVGFSFFLFPGASFSLRSRYRPQHIFYGATIFLLSVGTALLGLKEALLFKLGTKYSKFEPEGVLANVLGLLLVCFGVVVLYILAQADWKRPSQAEEQALSMDFKTLTEGDSPSPQ; via the exons ATGGAGCCTGGTGGTGCCTCCGTCCCTGCTGCCTTGCCGTACTACGTGGCCTTCTCCCAGCTACTGGGCCTCACCGTGGTGGCTGTGACTGGCGCATGGCTGGGTCTGTACCGAGGTGGCATTGCCTGGGACAGCTCGCTGCAGTTTAATGTGCACCCACTCTGCATGGTCATAGGCATGATCTTCTTGCAAGGAGATG CTCTCCTGGTGTACCGTGTCTTCAGAAAAGAAGCCAAACGCACGACCAAGATCCTACATGGACTGCTTCATGTCGTCGCTCTCATCATCGCCCTGCTGG gCTTGGTGGCCGTGTTCGACTATCACAGGAAGAAGAGCTATCCAGACCTGTACAGCTTGCACAGCTGGTGTGGGATCTTagtctttgttctttattttgtgcAG TGGCTTGTGGGTTTCAGCTTCTTCCTGTTCCCCGGAGCTTCATTCTCTCTGCGGAGCCGGTACCGCCCACAACACATATTTTATGGTGCCaccatcttccttctttctgtgggCACAGCTCTCCTGGGCCTGAAGGAGGCGCTGCTGTTCAAACTTGG GACCAAGTACAGCAAGTTCGAACCCGAGGGGGTCCTGGCCAACGTGCTGGGCCTGCTGCTGGTCTGTTTTGGGGTGGTTGTGCTCTACATCTTGGCTCAAGCTGACTGGAAGCGGCCTTCCCAGGCTGAAGAGCAAGCCCTCTCCATGGACTTCAAGACGCTGACAGAGGGAGACAGCCCTAGTCCCCAGTGA